From a single Candoia aspera isolate rCanAsp1 chromosome 2, rCanAsp1.hap2, whole genome shotgun sequence genomic region:
- the LOC134492514 gene encoding uncharacterized protein LOC134492514, whose protein sequence is MEKTWKLLMAWLEHPSQTVHQLSRKGLLHLCENYKVMMTPEELCHHVLGGLSSDSSTITLEFLGLAEQLGLQAGEEVWTPLNASLAAQYRSLFHHEAATIRRAALNHIWPLLQHRKDLEGIAAIHTLIAVLMHVEDVEEEVAKAAKLTLRHLAQALHWHLGGTLLAGGTYSLQELLHKITKRLIRFPIPESQLEMEVFTCLWYFKSKQASVRRTAAMFIGHLLHQNGSLLTGGTLPVYLAYVEKLLGDQDPAVRRVAQRTEALVQKAFSLHSAHGLVAALRRLAAGCRRQRYPPEYEGLSA, encoded by the exons atggagaagacctggaagctgctaATGGCTTGGCTGGAGCACCCCAGCCAGACCGTTcaccaactgagcaggaagggtcttctccatctctgcgagaactacaaggtg atgaTGACCCCCGAGGAGCTCTGCCATCATGTCCTCGGTGGGCTCAGCAGTGACAGCTCCACCATCACCTTGGAGTTCTTGGGCTTGGCGGAGCAGCTTGGCCTCCAGGCAGGAGAGGAAGTGTGGACTCCCCTGaatgcctccttggctgcccagtaccgCTCGCTCTTCCACCAT GAGGCGGCAACCATCCGAAGGGCAGCCTTGAATcacatctggcctcttctgcagcaccggaaagatcttgaggggatagcagccatccacaccctcatcgcggtgctgatgcacgtggaggatgttgaggaggaggtggcgaag GCAGCAAAGCTTACCCTGCGGCACCTGGCACAGGCCctccattggcaccttgggggcaccctcctggcgggggggacttacagcctgcaggagctacTTCATAAGATCACCAAGCGCCTG ATTCGGTTCCCCATCCCGGAGTCGCAGTTGGAGATGGAAGTATTCACCTGCCTTTGGTACTTCAAGAGCAagcaggcttcagtgaggagaacggctgcgATGTTCATTG GTCACCTGCTTCATCAGAACGGCAGCCTCCTCACTGGAGGGACGCTTCCTGtctaccttgctt ATGTGgagaagcttctgggtgaccaggaccctgcagtcaggcgagtcgcccagagaacAGAAGCTTTGGTacaaaaggccttctccctccactctgcacACGGGCTGGTGGCTGCCCTGAGGCGCTTGGCGGCAGGCTGTAGGAGACAACGTTATCCCCCCGAGTATGAAGGCCTTTCCGcctga